Proteins encoded in a region of the Streptomyces akebiae genome:
- the katG gene encoding catalase/peroxidase HPI produces MSGSESENPAIPSPTPTRTRPRTNRDWWPNQLDLQVLHQHSSSSNPMDQDFDYADEFATLDLDALKQDVFDVMTTSQDWWPADYGHYGPLFIRMSWHAAGTYRTADGRGGGGSGAQRFAPLNSWPDNASLDKARRLLWPVKQKYGQKISWADLLVFAGNCAMESMGFKTFGFGFGREDIWEPEEIFWGAEDIWLGDERYSGDRELAAPFGAVQMGLIYVNPEGPNGNPDPLAAARDIRETFGRMAMNDEETVALIVGGHTFGKCHGAVDPEYIGPEPEAAPVEQQGLGWRNRYGSGKGPDALTSGLEGAWTTAPTRWDNGYLDNLFGYEWELTTSPAGAKQWTPTDPSARGTVPDAHDPSRSHAPMMLTTDLALKLDPVYGPISKSFHENPDRLAEAFAKAWYKLLHRDMGPITRYLGPWVPEPQLWQDPVPEVDHELVGDADIAALKTRILASGLSISQLVTTAWASAASFRGTDKRGGANGARIRLAPQRDWEVNQLAEVAEVLETLERIREDFTGAQAGGTRISLADLIVLGGCAAVEQAARNAGHDITVPFAPGRTDASQEQTDVESFAVLEPRADGFRNYLQAGEKLSPETLLLDRANLLTLTAPEMTVLIGGMRTLDTGFGRSPHGVFTHRPETLTNDFFVNLLDMGTEWKASTSDENVFEGRDRATGELKWTATAVDLVFGSHSQLRAVSEVYAAQDAGPKFVRDFVAAWDKVMNLDRFDLA; encoded by the coding sequence GTGTCCGGCAGCGAAAGCGAGAACCCGGCAATCCCCTCCCCCACTCCCACGCGGACTCGCCCCAGGACGAATCGGGACTGGTGGCCGAATCAGCTGGACCTTCAAGTTCTCCACCAGCACTCGTCCAGCTCGAATCCCATGGACCAGGACTTCGACTACGCGGATGAGTTCGCGACACTCGACCTCGACGCGCTGAAGCAGGACGTCTTCGACGTGATGACGACGTCGCAGGACTGGTGGCCCGCCGACTACGGCCACTACGGCCCCCTGTTCATCCGGATGAGCTGGCACGCCGCGGGCACCTACCGGACAGCCGACGGCCGCGGCGGTGGCGGCAGCGGCGCTCAGCGCTTCGCGCCCCTCAACAGTTGGCCGGACAACGCGAGTCTCGACAAAGCGCGCCGTTTGTTGTGGCCGGTGAAGCAGAAGTACGGACAGAAGATCTCCTGGGCCGACCTTCTGGTTTTCGCCGGTAACTGTGCCATGGAATCCATGGGGTTCAAGACGTTCGGGTTCGGATTCGGGCGAGAGGACATCTGGGAACCCGAGGAAATCTTCTGGGGGGCCGAGGACATCTGGCTCGGGGACGAGCGTTACAGCGGCGACCGGGAACTCGCCGCTCCCTTCGGTGCCGTGCAGATGGGACTGATCTACGTCAACCCGGAGGGTCCGAACGGAAATCCGGATCCGCTGGCCGCCGCGCGGGACATTCGCGAGACGTTCGGGCGCATGGCGATGAACGACGAGGAGACGGTCGCGCTCATCGTCGGCGGCCACACGTTCGGCAAGTGCCATGGCGCGGTCGACCCCGAGTACATCGGCCCCGAACCCGAGGCCGCGCCCGTGGAGCAGCAGGGTCTCGGCTGGCGGAACAGGTACGGCAGCGGCAAGGGCCCCGACGCGCTCACCAGTGGGCTCGAAGGTGCCTGGACCACCGCGCCGACCCGGTGGGACAACGGGTACCTGGACAACCTGTTCGGGTACGAATGGGAGCTGACGACGAGCCCCGCCGGTGCCAAGCAGTGGACACCCACGGATCCCTCGGCCAGGGGGACGGTGCCCGATGCCCATGATCCGTCGAGGAGCCACGCTCCCATGATGCTGACGACCGATCTCGCGCTGAAGCTGGATCCGGTCTACGGCCCGATCTCGAAGAGCTTCCACGAGAACCCGGACAGGCTCGCGGAGGCCTTCGCCAAGGCGTGGTACAAGCTGTTGCACCGTGACATGGGGCCCATCACGCGCTACCTCGGCCCGTGGGTGCCCGAGCCGCAGCTGTGGCAGGACCCCGTCCCCGAGGTCGATCACGAGCTCGTCGGGGACGCGGACATCGCCGCGCTGAAGACCAGGATCCTCGCCTCGGGACTGTCGATCTCCCAGCTGGTCACCACCGCCTGGGCGTCCGCGGCGAGCTTCCGCGGCACCGACAAGCGGGGCGGGGCCAACGGGGCCCGGATCCGGCTCGCGCCGCAGCGGGACTGGGAGGTCAACCAACTGGCCGAGGTCGCGGAGGTGTTGGAGACGCTGGAGCGGATCCGGGAGGACTTCACCGGCGCACAGGCCGGCGGCACCAGGATCTCGCTCGCCGACCTGATCGTCCTCGGCGGCTGCGCGGCGGTCGAGCAGGCCGCGAGGAACGCCGGGCACGACATCACCGTCCCGTTCGCACCGGGGCGCACGGACGCCTCGCAGGAACAGACCGACGTGGAGTCGTTCGCCGTGCTCGAACCCAGGGCCGACGGGTTCCGGAACTACCTCCAGGCGGGAGAGAAGCTGTCTCCGGAGACACTGCTGCTGGACCGCGCCAACCTGTTGACGCTGACGGCTCCCGAGATGACGGTGCTGATCGGTGGCATGCGGACCCTGGACACGGGCTTCGGGCGATCCCCGCACGGTGTCTTCACCCACCGGCCGGAGACATTGACCAACGACTTCTTCGTCAACCTGCTGGACATGGGCACGGAGTGGAAGGCGTCGACCTCGGACGAGAACGTGTTCGAGGGCCGGGACCGCGCCACGGGTGAACTCAAGTGGACCGCCACCGCGGTCGACCTGGTCTTCGGTTCACACTCCCAGCTCCGAGCGGTGTCGGAGGTCTATGCGGCCCAGGACGCGGGACCCAAGTTCGTGCGTGACTTCGTGGCCGCGTGGG